In Pseudomonadales bacterium, the genomic window ATTGCTTATAGGTTCTTTCAATAGAGCCGAAAAAATTATCCCGGCTGCATACGGTTATTATCCAATAGCGATTAAGCTTGCATAGATTCAATAAAGCGATCAAATAAGGGCGCTACATCATGCGGCCCAGGGCTTGCCTCTGGATGCCCTTGAAAGCTAAACGCCGGGGTATCGGTTCGAGCAATACCTTGCAAAGAGCCATCAAATAAGGAGCGATGCGTAGCCACTAAGTTATCAGGCAAAGAAGCCTCATCCACTGCAAAACCATGGTTCTGCGAGGTAATCATCACAACTTTGCTGTCCAAGTCTTGCACCGGATGGTTGGCACCATGATGACCAAATTTCATTTTTAAGGTTTTCGCACCTGAAGCTAAGGCCAATAGCTGATGCCCTAGGCAGATACCAAAAACGGGGACTTTATGTGCTAAGATTTCTTGAATCGCAGCAATCGCATAATCGCAAGGCTCTGGATCGCCAGGACCGTTTGATAAAAACACGCCATCAGGTTTCATCGCTAACACCTCAGCTGCAGGTGTTTCTGCCGGGACAACAGTTAAAGCGCAGCCGCGGTCAGCCAACATCCGCAAAATATTGCGCTTTACACCAAAATCATAGGCGACCACATGGAATTTTGACGCATTGGCATTGCTATGCCCAACACCCAACTCCCAAGAGCCTTCATGCCAAGCATATTGCGATGTCGTGCAAACCTGCTTGGCTAAATCCATGCCAGCTAAGCCAGCAAAATCCTTAGCTTTGGCCACCGCAGCATCAACATCAATATTTTGACCTGCTACTAAACAACCCGATTGCGCACCTTTATCCCGTAAAATACGGGTCAAACGACGTGTATCAATATCTGCAATGGCAACAATATTGTGACGCTGCAGATATTCTGACAAGGTTTCAGTGCTTCTGAAATTGCTTTTTAATAAAGGTAAATCTCGAATAACCAAGCCTTGTGCCCAAACTGAAGAAGACTCTTCATCTTCAGGGTTAACACCAACATTACCAATGTGCGGGTAAGTCAAGGTGACAATTTGGCGCGCATAGGAGGGATCGGTAAGGATTTCTTGGTAGCCAGTTAAGGCAGTGTTAAATACAACTTCACCAATAGACTCCGACTCAGCGCCGATTGAAATACCGTGAAATACACTGCCGTCTGCAAGGGCTAATAGAGCTGGGACTGTCAAGCAAACCTCCGAATATAGATAGGATACGCTGCAATTATTGCCTCTAAGCATAGACAATCATCCAACTCTACCGAAAACTTTTCTACTCAATGCGGTAAATCAGAGCAGCTCATATCTTCAATGCAAATTTCGATAGACTAAAATTGGCTTAGCTTATGGCAATGAATCACGCTTTTTTACTTATCATGTTTTCACTGCCACTCTCGCAGCACCAGATCGCTGATAGGGCGACTCAGGTAAGAAAAATGTATGAAAAACGATAAGTTAAGTCTCGAACAAGACTCAATTGCTGGAGGCGAATTATACGCAAAGCTATAGCGGAAAGGCAATCGCTTTCTAAGCAAAAGCGATAAATTGTACTAAGTCGCCAGATTGAGTTTGACGATTATTGGCGATGCGCGCAAATCCGTCAGCATTAACAACCGAACTCAGCACCCCAGAGCCTTGATGAGCATAAGGCTCAAGCCATATTTTCTGCTGATGGATTATTTTACGCACCCGTAAAAACTCTTCTCGACGTGGAGAAATTGGTTGATCCAACGCTATCGGATAATGCTCGAGCACCTTAGAAGACTCACACCGCCCCTGCAAGTGACGAATAAACGGCAATGCAAACAGCTGCATTGAGGCAAATGCCGACACTGGATTGCCCGGCAAAGCAAGAATAGGCGTGTCTGCAACCTGACCCCATGCCAGAGGCTTACCCGGCTTCATCGCGACTTTCCAAAAATCTAAATGCCCAAGCTGATCAATCGCCGTTTTAATAAAATCAGCATCGCCAACCGACACCCCACCAATGGTAATGATCAGGTCATAGTCACTCGCCAGTGACGACAATAAAAGTTTCGTTTCATGCAGCGTGTCATTCACATGAAACACCGAAACATCGCAGCTAGACGATTGCAAAATCGCAGCCAACATGGGCTGATTAGAGTTATAGATTTGGCCACGCCTTAAGGACTGCGGGCCAGCTGCAACCAACTCATCGCCGGAAGAAACCAACGCAACACTAAGGGCCTGGTAAACCTCAACCTCATACAAACCCAATGAACTGAGTAAACCAATCGCCGCTGCCGTCAATATGGCGCCTTGCTGCAATACGCGGTCACCAAGCGCTATGTCTTCACCCACTTGTCGAATATGCTGCTGACATCTGATCGGCATAGCCGAGGGCTTAACAACAACCGTATCCCCTGCAAATTCACAATCTTCTTGTAAGATAACTGCATCGGCACCATGCGGTAACACGGCACCGGTAAAAATACGACAGGCTTGACCAATCTGCAGTGGCTCAGGATCTTGACCAGCAAAGACTGCTTGCTGCATCGGCAAGACCTGATCAAGATCCGTACTATCAAGATTGATCGCAATACCATCCATGGCTGAATTAGAAAATGGCGGCACAGCCATCGGCGCCAAAATATCGGCTGCTAAGATTCTATGTTGCGCCTGGGGTAAGGATATACGTTCAATACCTGGCGGCGCTTTAGAAAACTGTTGTTGCGCATGCTGCATTAATTGCTGCTGGGCAGTATCGAATGCCATCATAAGAAGTGAATTATTGCCTAACCGCCAGTGACATTCATAAAGCGTACAACTTGAACATCGTCACTACTGTGATCAAATTGATGCGACTCAGGCTTCGCCGCCATCGCCGCAATGATAGTTTGCTTCAACTGCACAAGCTGCTCCTGCTCATCTGTATGAGCGCGAATGACAGCACGCAAATCAACCGACGACTCTTGCCCCAAACATAAAATCAATTCACCTTTACGGGTTAAACGCACACGATTACAGCTACTACAAAAATTATTACTGTGCGGAGAAATAAAGCCTAACTCAGTGCTGCTGCCGGCAATTTTGTAATATTCCGCAGGACCGCTTTGCGCGCGTTTTTCGAGCATTGGCAGCAAAGTATACCGCGCCGCAAAATGCTCTTTTACTTGCTGATTTGATAAAAAATGTGCACTGCGTGAATAATTCGGCATGCTGCCCAGCGGCATTTCTTCGATAAAGGCAATATGAATATTTTGCTTAATCGCAAAGTCCAGTAAATCATCAAGCTCATGATCGTTTACACCGGCCGAAACCACAACATTTAAGCGGATACGTTTAACATCCAATTCGCTCGCGCGGCTGATACCAGACAGCACCGCTGATAAATCACCACAGCGCGTAATGCGTTTAAAGTTATCGGCTTGCAGCGAATCTAGGGAAATATTTAACTGCTGAACTTTACTCTGCTTTATCGCCGCAGCTTTTTGAATAAGTGTTGAGCCATTTGTGGTCAAGGCAATCGTTTGCAAAGCGTCAATGCCGCTTAAGGCAGCCAGTAAGAAATCAAAGTCTGGATGAATCGTGGGTTCCCCACCTGTCAGGCGAATTTTGCTCACCCCAAGCTCAGTGAACGCTCTAGCAATCATCAGCAACTCAGTACTTGCCAGTTGCTCCTGACGTGGCTCGAACTGCATCTGCTCAGGCATGCAATAGGTACAGCGGAAATTACAACGATCTGTTAACGAGATACGCAAATAGTTTATCCGCCGGCCGAAGGCATCGATTAACTGCGTCATACGAATAAGCTCGTCATCTTACTGAAGCATTACTGCTCGCTAACTTTTGTTGCAGCAGTAATAAATCCTCTTCGGTGTTGATATTAAAATGCATTTTAGCAAGACTCGCCTCAGAAAGCATGTCATGCACATCGAAAGCCTGGTAGCCCACCGCGTCAAACCACTGCATCACTGACCTGCCACCCTGGGTAAAGAAATTGTGCAGTTGCTGATAGATGTTGTCCTTTGCACTAAAGTCCAGTCGGATAACAGCAATTAATGGCTGCACTCTACCTGCGACCGCCAAACAGGCAATATCAAAATTTGTCGAAGCCGCCAGCTGAGCCGCCAGCTGCTGATAAATATCTGCTTGCAGGCCATACACATCACAACTTGAGACAGCCAACCACGGCGCATCTTTGCATGCATCGTTCGATTGACTGCGCATTTGTTGAATATGCTCAAGTACCGCTAGCAGACCAGCCAAGGGGCCCTCCGACGAGACCTCTTGATCAGGCAACAATTCAACCCTTGCATCATCGTATGCGTCTAGAATGGCAGAGTACTTCGCAATGCCTGCCGACTGAATCGACAACCATATATGCCTACTGAAGCCTGACAACATCGTTATCTGATGATGCAGCAAAGATTGTCCGTGAATTTCTATAAAAGCCTTGTCGCGTCCCATTCGAGAACTTTGACCACCAGCTAAGACAACTGATAACATATTCAATATCTTTAGTTGTAACTCACCTATCATAAACTATAAGGGACTGCCTAATGCATAAAAGTTTTTTCCAGATCGCGTTTAGTTTTGGACTTTTCATCTCAAGCTTACTGATCAGTCATCTAAGTAGCGCAGATACACTTGACTTATCATTAAGCGATCAAATGGTCGAGATAGATTGGCGCAGAGATATTGGTAATGCTGCCGTAGCCGAACTTAGCTACTTGCACAGCGAAGATAATCGAGAAGATTCAGACATTGTTGGTGTTGGACTTTTTATCACTACATCTGCTCAGCAATTTGACATCCGCATGGGCGGAAAGTTATTTTACTTTTTTTCTAAAGATATTGATTCAACCGGCGTGAGTCTAGGTGCCGATGCCAATTATCGACTAACACGTCAATTTTTCATTGGTGGCTCAGCTTTTTATTCGCCCGATATTCTAACCTGGGGTGACTTCGATAACTTTATAGAAAGTGACATCAAAGTAGGCTTCAAGCCAGCCAATAATGCGTCTCTGTATATTGCCTACCGCTATTTAGAGGGCAGCCAAGGAAAGTTCGATTTTGAGCCTTATGACGGCTTACTCATAGGTTTTGCTGCTGACTTTTAATTACTGATCAATATAAAACTCAAGCGCCAGACTGAGTGACCAGGATGGCGCATATTGTTGCTGCTCATAAAAATCCACCCGCGGCACAAGGTCACCAAAAATCCAATCATTATAAATCTCACGAATTGCCCTTAACTGCAGATAATAGTTTTTTACCCCCAATTCTGACAGCGGGTCATAGAAGCCACCTGCCTGCGCCACCCATTCAAGACGCTGGTTGGCAATATATATCAGCGATGATACGTTACTGTAAGAAAATGTCTGGCTCTCATCGGTCCAGCGCGCTTTGCTGGCGTTGCTAAACTCCCATTGCTGATTTATATATTTGCTAAACAAAAAGCGCGTTTGGTAACCAGAATCACGATCATTAAAAGCAAAGGCCTTATGTTGCCAGCTTGCGCGCCAGGTTTCAGACCACTGATAAGACTGTGTCAAGGTGAGACGTGCGAATGGATCAACTGGCTGACTCCAGCGCAAACCTAAATCAAAATCAAATTCCCACTGATCAGTCTGAAACACAATCCAGCGAATACTGGTATTTACATTACGATCGCGATCACGTAGCTGATTATCTGGATTTCGATCGAAATTCTGATTACTCAGATCTTTCAGATCATCTGCATCTGATGCCAAAATAAACTGAAATTGATCGCTCATCCAGGCGGCAAGTCGGTTTTCTGTGCGTGGAAAGTCAGTCTTCAGCTTAAAATCTACATCACTACCTGGGTCCTCACCCTCAAATGTATGACGTAAACGCAGATAAGCATAGCTGTCTGAAATCAAAGCCATGTCGTCATCAGAAAAAAACATATCCACCGAGGAGGTAATTTGCTTCCAATATTGCGCCGCTGCCTGCCGCCGCTGATCCAGCCAATGTGGCTCAAGCTCAGCCTGAACTGGTCCGAATTGCGGCGCTAGATAAACTAATTCACCGTTCACAACCTGCCAAGTCTGCAAATTTGGCCAAACAGCATCATTTTCTGCCAACACATCACAACAAAATGCTGAAAGGGGCAACAATACCCATACCCTACAACCCATTACGCTTTCTCATTCCTTGATAAATGGACCCGCTTACTGATTGAGCTTAAGCATAAGCTTAGCTAAATTCTTGCCGCTTCGATAGCGCAACACTATTGCAGAAAGTTTTAAATATCTCAGATCAGTCCTGCTAAATATGCTAAAGTAGCCGCGTTTAAAAGCCACAACCCGTGCACTATAAGGACTGATTATGCTGCGAGTGCTTCACATCTCAATGTTATTGCTAAGCCTAGCCTTACTATCAAGCTGCGGGGCAATCATAAGCAATCAAACGGAAAAGTTATCTGATAATCTATCAGCAACTATTCTAAACTTTGAAGATCCCGAGACCGTCAAAACTGCGACGCCAACCTTTTTAATTCTTATCGACAGCATTGCCAATCAAGACAGTGCCAGCGGCAAAACTCAAATGGTTGCCGCACAAATGTATGGCAGCTTTGCCGGTGCATTTGTAACTGAACCCAAGCGTCAACGTTTATTGTCGAATAAAGCCTGGGGTTATGCGCAGTCAGGCAGCTGTAAAATTGATACGCTATTTTGTGATTTACCTCAGCTGGACAATAAGCGCTTTAACAGCATTGTTAGCGATATTCCCGACAAGCATCTAGATACCGCATATGCTTATGCTGTCGCTTGGCTGGCATATATTCAAACTAACAGTAATGATTGGACTGCACTGGCCCAATTAGCGAGAGCGCAAGTCATGCTCGAGAGAGTCGTAGAGTATGATGAAACTATCGACAATGCAGGCCCGCATCTTTATCTCGGCGCTATTGCCGCTTCGCTACCGCCATCTCTGGGTGGCAAACCTGAACAGGCAAAATACCATTTTGACCGCGCAATTATGCTCACCGAAGGGAAGAGCCTGTTAATAAAAGTTGAGTACGCAAGACGTTATGCGCGTGGAATTTTTGACAAATCGCTACACCACCAATTACTTTCAGACGTACTACAGTCTCCTATTAAATACGATGGCCTAACCTTAATGAATGCCTGGGCTCAAGCCGAAGCTGAACGTTTGTTAGCCACCGAAGATGACTACTTTGATTAATAAGCACTGATTTAATGAATAAATTTATGTTACTTATCCGCTCGATACTCCTGTCGACCCTGTTAAGCTTTTGCTTTTTTACCAATATAGCGCTGGCTACAACATTTAAAATTGCGACTTTATCCCCAGACGGCTCGCAGTGGATGCAAATTATGCGTCAAGCCGCCACTGAGGTAAAAACCGCCACTGACGGTAGAGTGAAGTTTCGCTTTTATCCGGGCGGAGTGATGGGCAATGATGCTGCCGTATTACGCAAAATGCGTTTAGGTCAACTGCAAGGCGCTGCAGTTCCAGGTGGCGCTTTGGCTAAATTTGCACCAGAAACGCAAATTTACAATATTCCCTTAACCTTCCGCTCGTTCGAAGAAGTCGATTTCATCCGCAGCCAGCTTGACAGTAAACTTATGGCCGCATTTGAAAATGCCGGCTTCGTTAATTTTGGTCTAGCAGAGGGCGGCTTTGCTTATTTAATGTCAAAAAAGGTAATTGCTGACCCCGCTGACTTGAAAGAAAAAAAGGTGTGGGTTCCAGCTGACGACGCAGCCAGCCAAGCTGCTGCCAAAA contains:
- a CDS encoding molybdenum cofactor guanylyltransferase, which produces MLSVVLAGGQSSRMGRDKAFIEIHGQSLLHHQITMLSGFSRHIWLSIQSAGIAKYSAILDAYDDARVELLPDQEVSSEGPLAGLLAVLEHIQQMRSQSNDACKDAPWLAVSSCDVYGLQADIYQQLAAQLAASTNFDIACLAVAGRVQPLIAVIRLDFSAKDNIYQQLHNFFTQGGRSVMQWFDAVGYQAFDVHDMLSEASLAKMHFNINTEEDLLLLQQKLASSNASVR
- a CDS encoding molybdopterin molybdotransferase MoeA: MMAFDTAQQQLMQHAQQQFSKAPPGIERISLPQAQHRILAADILAPMAVPPFSNSAMDGIAINLDSTDLDQVLPMQQAVFAGQDPEPLQIGQACRIFTGAVLPHGADAVILQEDCEFAGDTVVVKPSAMPIRCQQHIRQVGEDIALGDRVLQQGAILTAAAIGLLSSLGLYEVEVYQALSVALVSSGDELVAAGPQSLRRGQIYNSNQPMLAAILQSSSCDVSVFHVNDTLHETKLLLSSLASDYDLIITIGGVSVGDADFIKTAIDQLGHLDFWKVAMKPGKPLAWGQVADTPILALPGNPVSAFASMQLFALPFIRHLQGRCESSKVLEHYPIALDQPISPRREEFLRVRKIIHQQKIWLEPYAHQGSGVLSSVVNADGFARIANNRQTQSGDLVQFIAFA
- the dctP gene encoding TRAP transporter substrate-binding protein DctP, which produces MNKFMLLIRSILLSTLLSFCFFTNIALATTFKIATLSPDGSQWMQIMRQAATEVKTATDGRVKFRFYPGGVMGNDAAVLRKMRLGQLQGAAVPGGALAKFAPETQIYNIPLTFRSFEEVDFIRSQLDSKLMAAFENAGFVNFGLAEGGFAYLMSKKVIADPADLKEKKVWVPADDAASQAAAKTFEIAPVPLALADVLASLQTGLIDTVTSSPIATIALQWHTQVTSITDLPLVYFYGILTVSEKAFSKISASDQQLVRAIMGKAFEKIDKQNRIDNQSALTALTQQGIQLISLDAQQKIAWQDKVSQSVRYFLQQGNIPEANYQELLVSLDKFRQQ
- the carA gene encoding glutamine-hydrolyzing carbamoyl-phosphate synthase small subunit, whose translation is MLRGNNCSVSYLYSEVCLTVPALLALADGSVFHGISIGAESESIGEVVFNTALTGYQEILTDPSYARQIVTLTYPHIGNVGVNPEDEESSSVWAQGLVIRDLPLLKSNFRSTETLSEYLQRHNIVAIADIDTRRLTRILRDKGAQSGCLVAGQNIDVDAAVAKAKDFAGLAGMDLAKQVCTTSQYAWHEGSWELGVGHSNANASKFHVVAYDFGVKRNILRMLADRGCALTVVPAETPAAEVLAMKPDGVFLSNGPGDPEPCDYAIAAIQEILAHKVPVFGICLGHQLLALASGAKTLKMKFGHHGANHPVQDLDSKVVMITSQNHGFAVDEASLPDNLVATHRSLFDGSLQGIARTDTPAFSFQGHPEASPGPHDVAPLFDRFIESMQA
- the moaA gene encoding GTP 3',8-cyclase MoaA, yielding MTQLIDAFGRRINYLRISLTDRCNFRCTYCMPEQMQFEPRQEQLASTELLMIARAFTELGVSKIRLTGGEPTIHPDFDFLLAALSGIDALQTIALTTNGSTLIQKAAAIKQSKVQQLNISLDSLQADNFKRITRCGDLSAVLSGISRASELDVKRIRLNVVVSAGVNDHELDDLLDFAIKQNIHIAFIEEMPLGSMPNYSRSAHFLSNQQVKEHFAARYTLLPMLEKRAQSGPAEYYKIAGSSTELGFISPHSNNFCSSCNRVRLTRKGELILCLGQESSVDLRAVIRAHTDEQEQLVQLKQTIIAAMAAKPESHQFDHSSDDVQVVRFMNVTGG